TGgcacgagcacgccgcgcccagGCGCACTCGCGCAGGCAACCACGCAGGCAGCcacgcctgcgcctgcgcctcccGCTACTCCCGctgccgcgacgccgaaccgtgccgagcggccggccggcggcggctttgCAGGCCTCGGCTCGACGCCGTTCCGCTTCGGTGTCGGGAGCCGTGCGCAAGCGACGCCTGTCGCCAaagacgcgccgcctgctgaTGCTGCGTCCGAAGGCTCGCCAcgcgacacgctcggcgcgcctgcgccatcGCTCGTGACGCACAGCACTTCGCTTGcggcgatcggcgaggCAACGCAGGACGAGGCTCCCTCGCCCcccggcacgtcgccgaacggcgcgagcgacggcaTGGCGCCGAGCCTCTCCCAGTCCACGACCTcgcccgagctcgatgcCGACGAGATTGACTCGCCGCGGCAGTCGccagcgctgcggcgcgtcggccgcatGCCCCAGAGCATGCCCCGCTCAGCGTCGCAGcgcccgctgcgcctcgtgtcttcctcgtcgtcccTGGGCTGGGAGACACAGTccaagacgcgcgacgatgcgcggcggACCGAGGCGACCAAAGCGCCCGACGCCCCCTCGTTCCTTGGCGAGCCCTACTCTGGCTTCCGCCCCCAAGGCATCATGAGCCGCACGCGGAGCCGcagcggcggtgcggccgATCTGCGGtcgcgccccgccgcgtcgcaccATGCGTCGCAGTCGTTCACCGGCCGCACGCGTCTCGCCCCCCTGCAGATCTTGTCGCGGGCCTCGGACGCCCCCCCCAAGTCGTCTGTGTCTATGGATGGCACGCTACCGACCTCCTCCCTCTCCTTCCTCCCCAAAGACGAGCTGGGCACCGACAaggcgcaccggcgcaagCAGCACGGCGGTTCCGACCCCACGCTGCTCAAGACGCCGCTCCTGTCGCTCCCCAAGCCCGGTGTGCGTGGCCACGCGCGCGAAGCGTCGGAGCCTGTCGCAGTCAGCGAAGTCccccagcgcctcgcgccgctccccccgcgcacggcgccgcagacGCCCGATTCAAAAAGCACGCCCGATCCACCGAAAGACGTCTTCCAaacgtcgcccgcgccgcccgcgccgcccgcgcacgcgccgttTGAGGGccctgcgctgcggccgctGGACCTGGCGAACCTGATGAACCGCCAAGAGCTCCATACGGAGCTTACGCAGACCGTCAACGACCTCGGTGCGTGGCTCGACGCtttggcgctcggcctctcCACCGTGCTGGCTCCCTCGCCACTGTACCATAAATCACCACGTGGCACATAGTCCGGAAATCCCGTCCAGCCAATCACGAAAAAGGCATTAGCCGGCGCAGAGAGGCAAGAAACCCGCTGGGCCTGCGATTGGCTTTTCGTACCACTGTACTCTTGTCGTCGCTACACGATGTTTGTGGCTGCGCCGATGAAGTCGGCCTTGATGGCCCCATACGGTACGTATTTTCTAGCGTGAAGAGCGCGGCTAACGTTCCAGGtctgcgtgccgccgctccCTTGATGGGCCGCGTGGGCATCGCCCGTGGCCTGCACCAGACGAACGCCACGCGCGAGGCAGCGCCTGAGCGCCAGGTGGCGCAGACTGGCTCGAACCAGCTGAGCCTCGAGAAGCCCCGTAATACCGTCGGTATGTACTTTTTTCTGACCCAGAATATACACTGTCGACCCTCGACAAGGTAGTCAACTGGGCGCGTCAAGGCTCGGCGTGGCCGATGACGTTCGGTCTTGCGTGTTGTGCCGTGGAGATGATGCACGCCTCCGGCCCGCGGTACGACCAGGACCGTCTGGGTATCGTTTTCCGTGCCTCGCCCCGCCAGAGTGACATTATGATTGTCGCGGGTACGCTTACAAACAAGATggcgcccgcgctgcgcaaggtcTACGACCAGATGCCCGAGCCCCGCTGGGTGATCTCGATGGGCTCGTGTGCGAACGGTGGCGGCTACTACCACTACTCGTACAGTGTGGTGCGTGGCTGCGACCGCATTGTCCCGGTCGACCTGTATGTTCCTGGCTGCCCCCCCAGCGCTGAGGCGCTCCTGTACGGCATCATGCAGCTCCAGCGCAAGATCCGCCGTACGCGCCAGATGGTGCTCTGGTACCGTAAGTAGAGCTGTACTAGCTTTGCTATGAGAGGCTTTCTCGGTGTGTCGTTTGGCTCAATACCTGCACACAAGATTAGGACCTGGACATCAGTGTTAGCCATGtccacgcgcgccgcgcggccacGGCGGGAGTATACGTACATCTTGTACTTCATTTCGGCCTCGACGGGGTTGGCGCCCTCGAGCTTGTACTGGATCGAAATGTCAAGATCGCGGGGGTTGCGTGCGTTCGGAGCGCAGGTCAGGTGGCCCGAAATCACCTCGCCCTGGCTCACGGTGAGCGTCTCGGGGGTGTAAAAGACGGTCTGCTTCCAGTGGGTGTAGCGCGAGTGGGGACCGGTCGAGAAGCGCACCGGCTTGTGACACGCCTCGAAGCCAATGTCGAACCAGCCGAGGAAGGCGTGCACGTAGTCGTTGCGGGTGACACGCAGCTGGAAGTCGCTCGCAAACGTAAGGTCCTCCTTCTTGACCGTAAGCAGATCCAGGTGCTTCACCGCAGCAGGGTCGCACACCACGCTACGCAGCTCCACCGTGTCGACCAGCGGCTCACGGAGAGCAATTTCTTTGATGCACGAGTAGTCAAAGCCGTACACGTCGTCCCAGAAGTCGATCTTCTCCTCCTTGTAGTCCTGGTCCTCGATCGCAGAGAGGtagagcgtcgcgctgtCGGGCATCATGATACCGTCCGGAGCCAGGTAgaggtcgcgcgcaaggagcaccgtgtcgagcaTGCTCTCGTACAGCAAGAAGTATCCCATCCACTCGCTCACGATCACGTCGACCTTTCCGTTGGGACCAAGGCCCAGGTCCacctcctcgagcttgcCCTTGACGAGCGTAATGACGTCGTCAAAGCCGTTCGCAGCGACAAtctcgcgcgcctggtcGATAATGTTGCTCATGTCCACACCAATCACCTTCTTCGCACCGGCCCTTGCAGCAAACATACACAGGATACCGGTACCGCAGCCCACGTCCAGTACCACCTTGTCCTTGAACAGGTGGGGGTTGTTCTGGATCGCCTGGCGGTAGgacagcgtgcgcacctcaTCCTTGAGCATCTCCTCGTGGATACCAAAATGGGCAT
This window of the Malassezia japonica chromosome 4, complete sequence genome carries:
- a CDS encoding uncharacterized protein (COG:C; EggNog:ENOG503NVKG) produces the protein MFVAAPMKSALMAPYGLRAAAPLMGRVGIARGLHQTNATREAAPERQVAQTGSNQLSLEKPRNTVEYTLSTLDKVVNWARQGSAWPMTFGLACCAVEMMHASGPRYDQDRLGIVFRASPRQSDIMIVAGTLTNKMAPALRKVYDQMPEPRWVISMGSCANGGGYYHYSYSVVRGCDRIVPVDLYVPGCPPSAEALLYGIMQLQRKIRRTRQMVLWYRK
- the HMT1 gene encoding type I protein arginine methyltransferase (COG:K; COG:O; COG:T; EggNog:ENOG503NV5S), whose translation is MSSADVPQADNMTYADSYAHFGIHEEMLKDEVRTLSYRQAIQNNPHLFKDKVVLDVGCGTGILCMFAARAGAKKVIGVDMSNIIDQAREIVAANGFDDVITLVKGKLEEVDLGLGPNGKVDVIVSEWMGYFLLYESMLDTVLLARDLYLAPDGIMMPDSATLYLSAIEDQDYKEEKIDFWDDVYGFDYSCIKEIALREPLVDTVELRSVVCDPAAVKHLDLLTVKKEDLTFASDFQLRVTRNDYVHAFLGWFDIGFEACHKPVRFSTGPHSRYTHWKQTVFYTPETLTVSQGEVISGHLTCAPNARNPRDLDISIQYKLEGANPVEAEMKYKMS